TCACGGTCGAGGCCGACAGCGGCGGCCACACCGACAATCGGCCGTTGGTCGCGCTCGTGCCGGAGATGCTCGCGCTCGCCGAAGCGGCGCGGCTGCGGCACGGCTTCGACCGCCCGATCAGGATCGGCGCGGCCGGCGGACTCGGCACCCCGGCCGGGGTGGCCGCCGCGTTCGCGCTCGGCGCGGCCTACGTCGTGACCGGCTCGATCAACCAGGCCGCTCGCGAATCAGGGCTCTCGCCGGACGGCAGACGTATGCTCGCCGAGGCCGGGCCGGCCGACGTCGTGATGGCGCCGGCCGCAGACATGTTCGAGCTCGGAGTGCGTCTCCAAGTCCTGCGACGCGGCAGCATGTTCGCCTTTCGGGGCGAGCGGCTGTATCAGATCTATGTCACTCACTCCGCGTGGAGCGAAGTGCCGGAGGCGACGCGGGGCAAGATCGAGCGCGAGATCCTGCGCGCGGGCTTCGACGAGGTCTGGCAGGAGACGCGGCGCTTCTGGCTCTCGCGCGACTCCGAACAGGCAGCCCGCGCCGAACGCGACGAGAAGCACCGGATGGCGCTGGTCTTCCGCTGGTACCTGGGCATGGCGAGCCGCTGGGCGATCCAGGGCGCGACCGACCGGCGGACGGACTACCAGATCTGGTGCGGACCGGCCATGGGCGCGTTCAACCGGTGGGTGGCGGGCGGATTCCTCGCCGACCCGACCGAGCGGTCCGTGGTGCAGATCGCCCGCAACCTGCTGGAAGGCGCCGCCGTCGTGACGCGCGCGCAGCAGGTGCGCAGCTTCGGCGTCGCGGTGCCCGCAGCCGCGTTCGCGTTCACGCCGCGTCCGTTCGGCGAACGGGAGGCGTGATGGCGGTGGAACCCGCCCGCCCGCTGCCGCCCCGCTTCGTCTCGCCGCATGAACGCTCCCACCACGAGGAGATCGAGCAGTACAAGAACGTGGCGCGGGAGCTGTCCGCCATCGCGCAGACGGTCCACGAGATCTCCCAGCGTACGACCGCCCTGTTCGCCGCTACCGCGCCGCCGCATACGCCGCGCGAGGCCGGCGGCGACTACGCACGCAAGGCCACGTTGCTTAGGACACTGACGCGCGAATCAGGTCTCGGGTTCGCCTTTGCCGGCGGCCGGCTCGGCACGGCCGGCGCTTTCGTCGGCGATCTGCTCGGGCGCTCGAGCCTGGCCACGTCGCTGCTCGTGCTCTCGTTGCGGCTGCGGCTGAGCGCATTGCAGCTGGTGCACCCGGAGATGACCGAGGACCCGAAGCTCGCCC
This genomic window from Actinospica robiniae DSM 44927 contains:
- a CDS encoding PfaD family polyunsaturated fatty acid/polyketide biosynthesis protein, whose product is MLGLIGRIREPLFVVRVPTRSRPGLAATPGAGECRMVAQLPPLRPESLGDESFCAAHGTRFPYVAGEMANGIATVELVAAMARAEMLGFFGAAGLSVSRVEQEITRLAASLGGRRNWGVNLIHSPAEPRTEADVADLLADRRVPAVSASAFMELTPPIVHVAAHGLTQGSDGRVRRAARIFAKVSRPEVAAAFMAPPPAAILRELVDQGRLTVQEAALAARVPVAEDVTVEADSGGHTDNRPLVALVPEMLALAEAARLRHGFDRPIRIGAAGGLGTPAGVAAAFALGAAYVVTGSINQAARESGLSPDGRRMLAEAGPADVVMAPAADMFELGVRLQVLRRGSMFAFRGERLYQIYVTHSAWSEVPEATRGKIEREILRAGFDEVWQETRRFWLSRDSEQAARAERDEKHRMALVFRWYLGMASRWAIQGATDRRTDYQIWCGPAMGAFNRWVAGGFLADPTERSVVQIARNLLEGAAVVTRAQQVRSFGVAVPAAAFAFTPRPFGEREA